The Polycladomyces subterraneus genome has a window encoding:
- the lhgO gene encoding L-2-hydroxyglutarate oxidase, translating to MTQPTRQSKGTAGPGRQPIHGCFLTSNDIQLPFLEKLYHQGRSNQLDIQMIGKEQLKEIEPHVNGLAAIYVPTAGIVDYNQVCRVFQKKIHGDLLLNTKVERVQEEKDSVHIETSSRSFHAKFLINCGGLYSDRVARRSGVDVDLKIVPFRGEYYKLKPEKERLVNNLIYPVPNPNFPFLGVHFTRMIGGGVKVGPNAVLGLKREGYNKTDFSIIDTAEVLTYPGFWKLAVRYWKDGIAEMVRSFSKKAFVRSLQQLLPEIGEEDLEPAPAGVRAQALKPDGTMVDDFHLIQGKNSIHVCNAPSPAATASIEIGKEIVSRISEVVKTKSLSRIS from the coding sequence ATCACCCAACCCACCCGGCAGTCTAAAGGCACGGCTGGCCCGGGAAGGCAACCGATCCATGGTTGCTTTCTGACATCCAATGACATTCAGCTCCCCTTTCTGGAAAAACTCTACCATCAGGGGAGATCCAATCAGCTCGATATTCAAATGATCGGAAAAGAGCAACTAAAGGAGATCGAGCCCCATGTGAATGGGTTAGCCGCGATCTACGTACCCACAGCAGGAATCGTCGATTATAACCAAGTTTGCCGGGTCTTCCAAAAAAAGATCCATGGAGACCTCCTGTTGAATACGAAGGTGGAGCGGGTGCAGGAAGAAAAGGACTCGGTTCACATTGAAACCTCATCCCGCTCTTTTCATGCCAAGTTTCTGATCAATTGTGGTGGGTTATACAGTGACCGAGTGGCCAGACGGTCTGGAGTTGATGTTGATCTGAAAATCGTTCCCTTCCGGGGGGAGTATTACAAGCTAAAGCCAGAGAAGGAAAGATTGGTCAACAACCTCATCTATCCTGTTCCCAACCCCAATTTCCCGTTCCTAGGCGTCCATTTTACCCGGATGATCGGAGGGGGAGTCAAAGTAGGCCCCAACGCCGTCCTTGGTTTGAAGAGAGAGGGATATAACAAGACGGATTTTTCAATTATTGATACAGCGGAGGTATTGACTTATCCAGGTTTCTGGAAGTTGGCCGTTCGGTACTGGAAAGACGGGATAGCAGAAATGGTGCGTTCGTTCTCAAAGAAAGCCTTTGTGAGAAGCCTTCAGCAACTCTTGCCGGAAATCGGGGAGGAAGACCTGGAACCGGCACCTGCTGGAGTAAGAGCTCAGGCCTTAAAGCCGGATGGTACCATGGTCGATGATTTTCACCTTATCCAGGGGAAGAACAGCATTCATGTCTGTAACGCTCCTTCGCCTGCTGCAACAGCTTCCATTGAAATCGGGAAGGAGATTGTTTCGCGAATTTCCGAAGTTGTTAAGACTAAAAGCCTTTCCCGTATCTCTTAA